From the genome of Dictyoglomus sp.:
TGATCTATTCCTAAATTTATATAAAGAATTTAGAAAAGTTTATTCAGGTAAACTAGCTATATATACTTATTTCTATACTCTTCTTCCTTTGAAAAATAGATTGAAGGAACTTCCTATAGATATTTTAGGTGTTGATTTTGTATCAAAAAGAGAGAATTTTGAATTATTAGAGTCTTTTCCAAAGAGTTTAGCTCTTGGCTATGGAATTATAGATGCAAGAAATACAAAATTAGAAACGCCAGAGCAAATTGCGAACCTAATAAAAAAGGCTTTAGATTATATTCCCGAAGAAAATCTATATGTAAATCCCAGTTGTGGCCTTGAATATTTACCTAGAGAAAGAGCCTACGAGAAACTTCTAAATCTTACTCAAGGAGTTAATTTAGTAAGAGGTGATAGAAAATGAAAGAGATAAAATTACCTATATTACCTACAACATCTGTGGGAAGTTTTCCAAAGCCCGATTATCTAGTAAAGGCAAGAAATCAATATACAAGAGGATTAATATCTTACTCTACCCTCCATGAGTTAGAACTAAAAGCAACAGAGGAAGTAATAAAAATGCAAGAAGAAATAGGAGTGGATATTCTTGTTCATGGAGAAATGGAAAGAGGAGATATGGCCACCTATTTTGCAGAAAATCTAGAAGGATTTACTATTAGTGGACTAGTTAGATCTTACGGAAACAGATATTATAAAAAGCCTATTGTTATAGGAAAGATAAAAAGAAATAAACCTATAACTATTGATATGTTTAAATATGCTCAAAGTCTTACAAAAAAACCCGTAAAGGGAATGCTCACTGGACCTTATACTATTGCAGATTGGTCCTTTAATGAATATTACGAGAATAAGAGAGACTTAGTAATTGATCTTGCAGAAGTGATTAATAAAGAAGCTTTAGATTTAGAAATAGCAGGAGCTTTGTTTATACAGATAGATGAGCCTGCAGTTCCTACTCATCCTGAGGAAATTGATATTGCAAAAGAGGGATTTAAAATATCCACAAGAAATTTAAAAAGTTTTCTCATCACTCATATATGTTATGGAGATTTTAGACCTATTTGGAAGGAGGTAATAAATTTTCCTGTTCATCAATTTGACTTGGAATTTACAAATAATTCAGATAAACTTTATCCCCTTATTGAAAAGAATGGTTTCCCAAAGGAAAAGTATATAGCAGTAGGAGTTATTGATGTTCATTCCCACAGAATAGAAAGTGTTGAAGAGATAAAGGCTAGAATAAAAGAAGCTTTAAGATATTTTAGGCCTGAACAGATGTTTATAGATCCTGATTGCGGATTAAAGACAAGAACCTGGGAAGAAGCAAAATCTAAAATGCTAAATATGGTAAAGGCAGTAGAAGAAGTAAGAGAAGAGTTAATAAAAGAAGGTTATCCCTCAGAAATAATAATAAAAATGGAGGCCTAAGGATATTAAGATGTACGAAGAATATATATTAAAACAGTGGGGTTTTTGGTTAGATGAACTTTATTCTTTTACTATATTACTAAGAAAAGAACTCTCTCCCTGGTATTTTACAAATAAAGAAGAAAAATCTTGTAAACCAATTGATGGATGGGAAGAGATCAAAATAGGGGATAGATGGCCTTCACAAACTTTTCCTGTCTGGTTTTATCATTTATTGACTCTTCCTACTGATTTATATAATCAGCCTATTTATTTATCTTTAGATTTTGGAGGAGAGGCTCTTTTATATATCAACAGAAAGCCTTTTTTTGGTCTGAATAATTATCATAAAGAGGTTTTACTAGCAAAAGATCAAGATTGTAAAAGTTTTGAAATCTTAGTTGAGGCAGTACCCAAAGGATTAATGGGACAACACCAATATGAACCTAAAATTTTAAAAGCAGAGATTTTTCAAAGAGATGAGGAGCTTTATTCTATTTTTTTAGACTTTTACACTTTATGGGAAGTATGTAAAACTCTTGAAGATATAGACTTAAAAAAGTCAATATTGGAAATTCTAGAAACTACTTTAGGAGAAATAAAACTTCCAACTTCTTTTGAGATTTTTAACTCTAGAGTAAAAGAAACTTATTTAACATTAACGGAATTAAAAAAACTATGGAAAATGCCCCAATTAGGAGAAATAAAAAAAACATTAGATGAAAAAACAAGAGCAAATATATTAGAAAAGGATAGAAAATTAAAAGAAAAATTAGAGATATTAAAGAAGAAGTATCCATCACAAGGAAAAGTTTATACTATTGGGCATTCCCATTTAGATTATGCGTGGCTCTGGCCAAGAAAAGAAACTATAAGAAAAGCTCAAAGAACTTTTTCTACCATGCTTAAGCTTATGGAAGAGTTTAAAGAGTTTAAATTTTTGTGTAGCTCTGCACAGATATATAAAGACATAAAGGAAAATAATTTCTATATATATGAAGAGATAAAAAAGAAAATAGGAAATGGCCAATGGATAGTGGAAGGTGGAATGTGGGTAGAAAGTGATTGTAATTTACCTTCGGGCGAATCCTTAGTAAGACAAATTCTTTATGCTCAAAAATTTTTTGAAAGGGAATTTGGAATAAGATGTAAAATTGCTTGGCTTCCAGATTCTTTTGGGTTTAATGCTAATTTACCACAAATTTTAAAGAAAGCAGGGATAGAATATTTTGCTACTACAAAACTTACATGGAACGAAACAAATAGATTTCCTTATGACTTGTTTTATTGGAAGGGAATTGATGGCACAAGGATTGTTTCCCATATATTTTGCAAGAAAAGTGGCTATAATGCAGAAATGAGTCCAAAGGAAATATTAGACAATTGGAAAGATTATGATCAGAGAAATATTTATCCTGCAACAATTTATAGTTTTGGGCATGGAGATGGTGGTGGCGGTCCTACAAGAGAAATGATAGAAAAATGGCAAAGACTAAAAAACCTTCCGCATTTTCCAGAATTATTAATGGAATCTCCTTTAAAATTCTTTGAAAATATACCAGAAAATTTGCCTACATACTTTGGAGATTTGTATTTAGAACTTCATAGGGGGACATATACAACTCAAGGAAGGATAAAAAGATTAAATAGAAAAGCTGAAAATTATTTATTTATTCTAGAGGCTTTAAATACAATTTCATATTTAAAAAGAGGAAAATACAATCAATTTATTACTGAACTTTGGGAGAAGCTATTAAGAAATCAATTTCACGATATTCTTCCTGGTTCCTCTATAAGAGAAGTTTATGAGGAAACGGAAAAGGAACTAAATGAAATTTTAAATGAAAATCCTGATATTAATTGGATTTTTGGAAATAAAAAGGTAATCTTTGTTTTTAATCCTACATCTTTTCCTCAACCCTTAAAGATAGAACTTTCTTTATCTCCAATGGAAGCTTTATATACCTCTTCTGGAGAGATTCTACCCTATCAAGAAGGAGATAAAACTTTAATTTATGACTCTTCTTTCCTCATTCCTCCTTTGACCTATATAACTTTAGAAGTAAAGGAGAAAAAAGAAAAAGAATTTGAAAAAGATATTAAAATTAGAGAAAATGTTGTGGAAAATAAATTTTTTATCTTAAGGATAAATGAAGATGGAACCTTACAAATTTATGATAAGGAGAGAAAAAGGGAGGCATTTAAAGAAAAGGGAAACCAGATCTGGGCTTTTTATGATATACCAAGAAATTGGGAAGCTTGGGATATAGCACTAAATTACGAAAAATTTGGAATAGAAATAAAAGAAGTAGAAAATATTAAATTTTTAGAAAAAGGACCTTTAAGAGTAAAGATTGAAGTGACAAAAAAATTTAATGATTCAAAGATAAAACAGATATACTGTGTTTACGCAAATTCTCCAAGAATAGATATAGAAAATGAGATAGATTGGAAGGAGAAAAGAATTCTTTTAAAAGCTTTCTTTCCCATAAATGTAAATTCTCCCCTTTCTTTTTATGAGATTCCCTATGGAGTCTATTTTAAAACAACTCACGAGAACACATCTTGGGATAAAGCAAAATTTGAATTTCCTGTTCAGAGATTTATTAATCTATCTCAAGGTGATTTTGGAATAAGCATATTAAATAATGGTAGATATGGACATAGTGTAAAAGAAAATGTGATAGGAGTAACCTTATTAAGATCTCCTGCAATACCTGATTTTTATGCTGATTTAGGAAAACATGAATTTACCTATTCTATATTACTTCATGGAAAAGATTGGAAATATATTACTATAAAAGAAGCAGAAGAATTAAATAGACCTCTCTTTGTAAAAGAAATAGAGAAAGGAGAAATAATAGAAGAATCCATTATAAATTGGAATTCGGAAAATATTGTAATAGGAGCTATAAAGAAAAGTGAAGATGAGAAAGGTATAATTTTAAGATTTGCAGAATATTTTGGATGGGAGAAGGAAATAGAATTTAGCTTTAATTTTCCTGTAAAAGAAGTTTATGAGACAAATCTTTTAGAAGAAAATATTTTAAAGTTAGAGTTAATTGAAAATAGAGTACAAGTAAAGGTTAAACCTTATGAGTTAAAAACTTTAAAAATAATTTTATAAAGAAAAGGAGGGTGAAGATCCCTCCTTCTTAAATTTCTATAGGAATTCCCTTTTCCGAAGATTCATATATACCCATAAGCATTTTCATTACAGTTAATCCTTGTTCTCCTGTTACAATAGGTTCCTTATTTTCTTTAACACACTCAACAAAGTGATCTATCTCTCCCTCTCCCCATTCAGTGGATTTTTCAATTATTTCTATATTAGAGGACATATTCTCCAAATCCTTAAAGATTTTAGGAGGATTTAGTTGAGCACCTCCAAGAGTTCCTAATATAAGATAATTTCCTTCATCTTTCTCTATATTAGAAGCCCAACTAGTCTCAATGGTTAAAGTTGCCCCATTTTCAAATTTTATAAATCCTACTGCAAAATCTTCCACATCAAAGATGGGTTTCCCCTTAGCACCCTTGTTCCATCCTCCCTCTCCTAAACCCTTTGGACCAAAATTTGCGTAGGTATTTCCAAGAATAAATTTAGGTTTTGGCATACCCATAAGCCACCAAACAATGTCTAGGATATGCACTCCAATATCTAAAAGACATCCTCCTCCTGCCATTTCCTTAGTAGTAAACCATGTACCTATTCCTGGAATCCCCTTTCTTCTTAACAAACTTCCCCGAGCATAATAAATCTCACCTAGTTCTCCTTTTTCAATAATCCTTTTTAATGCAGAGTTAAAGGGTCTAAACCTCTGAGTCTGTCCTATCATTAAAATTTTTCCTGATTTTTTACTTGCTTCAACCATATCTTCTGCTTCTTTTACAGAAGTTGCCATAGGTTTTTCACATAACACATGAATCCCTCTATTTAAGGCAGAAATAGTAACAGGTGCATGAAGATAATTAGGGGTACACACACTTATAGCAGTTAAGTTTTCTTTTTCAAACATCTCTTCATAGTTACAATAGATTTTTGGGATATTAAATTCTTGAGCTAAGATTTCTGCTCTGTCTTTATCACTATCTGCAATAGCTACAACTTCTACATCGGAAATCTTTTTGTATCTTGGAATATGAAGATGTCTTGCAATTCCACCAGCTCCAACAATACCTACTCGGATCATATAAACCCCCTTTAGCTTAATTTATAAAAAATCAAACCAAGAGATTATATAAAAAGAAAAAGCCCTAAGTCAAAACTTAGGGCTTTTTTTCAATTTAAAGAAACTTTCTATAAATTTTTAAAATCTTCGAAAATTATTTCTTGCTGGACGATCCTTTTTAGGTTTTGCTTCTGAAACTACAATCTTTCTTCCATCAAGCTCAGTTCCATTATAATTATTAATTATTTTTTGAGCTGTTTCTTCGGATGTTTCTACAAAAGCAAATCCTTTTGATCTTCCAGTGTTTCGGTCTGTTATTAACCTTACACTCTCGATGGATCCCTCCTTGCTAAATAATTTTTGCAGATCCTCCTCTGTGGTCTGCCATGAAAGGTTCCCTACATACAGTGTCTTAGACAATTTTTTGTACCTCCAATTTATAAAAATTTTTCTTAGAAACCTAAGACTCTTTAGTTTAACATAAAAAAATTTTTTGTCAAAAAATTTTTTATTTTTTAATTTCGTCTTTAAAAGTCCTTATAAAAATGATATAAAAAGTTCTAAGAATAAAATTGGAAGAGGTGATAAATGATTAGGGTTGGAGTATTAATAGGAATAAAATCTTCTGAAAGTGAAATAGCAAAAAGAACTGCCCAAAATGTATCTTCAGCTTTAAAATCGAAAGGCTACGAAGTTATAGAAATTCCTATAGATGAAAATCTAGCTGAGAATTTGAAAAAAGAAAAAATTAATGTTGCTTTCATATCCGCTCATGGAATTTATGGTGAAGATGGCACAGTTCAAGGACTTTTAGAATTGTTAGGAATTCCCTATGTAGGATCTCGAGTATTGGCAAGTGCTTTAGCTTTGAATAAAGCTATAGCTAAAAAAATATTTACCTATGAAGGGATTCCTACCCCAAAGTGGATAAATTTGAATAAAAAGGATCTAGAGGAGAAGGGTATAAAAGAAATTCTAAAAATTTTAGAATCTTTTAAGTTTCCGTTGGCAATAAAACCAAGCTCTCAAGGTTCCACCATAGGTTTCTCCCAAGCTAAAGATGAGGAGAGTCTTCTAATTTCATTAGAGAATGCTTTCAAATATGATTACGAAATTATAATAGAAGAGTTTATAAAAGGAAAGGAAATAACTGCAAGCATCTTTGACTGTGAAGAAACAATATGTTTCCCTTTAATTGAAATAATTCCAAAATCTGAATCAGGAGTTTATGATTATCAAGCCAAGTACACTCCTGGGATGAGTGAACATATTATTCCCGCAAGGCTTTCTCCTGAAACTTATAAAAGAGCACAAGAATTAGGAGTAAAAGCTCATAAGGCTTTAGGTTGCAGACATTTCTCCCGTGTTGATATGATAGTTGAGGATAAAACAGAAGAAATATACGTTTTAGAAGTAAACACTATTCCAGGAATGACAGCTACAAGTCTCTATCCTGAAGCATGTCGAGCCTATGGAATTGATTTTCCTGAATTACTTCACTTCTTAATAGAAAAGGCCTTGAGAGAGGGATGATGTCTTACATAACTTTTTATAAGCTATACTATAATTATTCTGAAAAAATTTAGTGGGGTGAAATGATGGAAATAAAAATACCTAAATGTATGAGTACTCAACATCCTGATAATGTGACAACTCCCTTTTTTTCTGAAAGTCCAGAAATTGGTGGAGATGATGAAATAACAGAAGCTTATTACGCTTTTTCTCATTTAGGTTGTGACGAGCAAATGTGGGATTGTGAAGGAAAAGAGGTGGATAATTTTGTTGTTAAAAAGTTATTAACTCGTTATGATTCTTTCTTTTCGGAAAATGTTCTTGGTAAGGATGTTTTTATAACCTTAAGAGTACCAAATCCATTATTTGAAAGAGATGAGGCAAAAATACTAATTGAAACTCTTGAAAGTATACCTCGATCTTACGATACTGCAAGAATTTTTTATCAGAAAGATATAGCTCCTATCTTTGAGATTATACTTCCTTTAACCACTTCTGCAACTTGTCTTAATAGAATATACTGGTATTATCGAGATTTTGTCTATGGAAAGCAATATATCAAATTTAGAAATGATGATTGTACTATAGCAGAATGGATAGGAGATTTTAACCCTAGTGATATTCATATTATACCTCTTTTTGAAGATTGGGATCATATATTAATTGCAGATCAAATTGTAAAAGAGTTTCTAAGAGATAAAGATTTTAAATATATAAGAGTATTCTTTGCAAGATCTGATCCTGCAATGAATTATGGAATGATAAGTGCAGTATTGTTAAATAAAATAGCTCTTCAAAGAATGTATAAACTTTCTGAAGAAATTGGAGTTGAAATTTATCCAATTATAGGGGTAGGATCTGCACCTTTTAGGGGTAATATGAAACCCTCTACCGTTGAAAGAATTCTTAAGGAATATCCAAGTGCTCATACTTTTACAATTCAATCTGCATTTAAGTATGATAATTCTCCTGATGAAGTAAGGGAAGCTATTAAGAAAATACGCTCTCGTTCTAAAGGTTTACCTCATATGGTAGATGAGGAAAGAGCTCTTGAAATAATGAAAAAATATACTCAAGCATATAGAGGACATATTAAGAATCTTGCTAACTTAATAAATGAAGTAGCTAAATACGTGCCCAAAAGAAGAAGAAGAAAATTGCATGTAGGACTTTTTGGGTATCCCCGAGAAGTTGAAGGTATAAAACTTCCACGAGTGATTACTTTTACTGCAGCTTTATACTCTATTGGTATACCACCTGAGGTTTTGGGGTTAGAGGTTTTAGATAAAGAAGATATAAGATTTTTAAAGACCGTTTATGTAAATTTTGAGGAAGATATCTTTGATGCTCTTAGTTATCTTGATATAGAAAATAATTATTTGCCTGAGGAAATTAGAAAAAGTGTTCATAAACTTGACTTTTCTTCTTTCAATATAGAGCACATCAAAATTTCTAGAAAAATTATAGAATTCCTTAAAGATGGAAAATATGATAATGTTCAGGAAGAGGTTCTAAGAGCTGCTTATCTTAGAAAATTCTTAGGATAAGTTTTATAGATAATAATATCATTTCCTGTGCTTGTTCTGACAAGAATTTGAAATAAGTGATGGAATCCAACATAGAAAATTGTTGCCAACTATCTTCCATAATGATATAATTCTTTCGAAAGGAGAGGTGGCCGAGTCGGCTTAAGGCAGCCGCCTGCTAAGCGGTTGTACGGGCAAAAACCCGTACCGTGGGTTCGAATCCCACCCTCTCCGCCATCTTTTAGAAGTTTTCTATAAAAATCTTATTTACTAACTCTTTATATTTTTCAAATTTTTCTTGATATAATCTAGATTTAAAACTAGGAAGTATTTTATCAAATTCGTTGACTAAAAAATATTTTTGAAATTCTTGAGGAAATACTCTTTTTGCTACCAAATAGGCAGTACCTTTACTTGTTAATTCCCTGTCTTTTGATATTAATAAGGGAATACTTAAAATATTACTCTTCAATTCTAACAAATTCTTATATCTTGTCATTCCCCCACAAACAATAATTTTTTCTATGGGAAAACCTAAACCTCTTAACTCTTCAATAATGATTTTAGTTTCAAAAAATAAACCTTCCCATATAGCCTTTTTAAGTTCAGAAATCTCAGTATTTATATCAATTCCATAGAATACCCCTTTTGTATTAGGATTAGGAAAAGGAATGTTTCTTCCTAAAATATAAGGAAAGAAAAATATATTTGTAGGTTTATCAAAACTCCGAGGAATATTCCATTTTAATTTTTCCTTGATCCAATTCCTTATACCTCCTGAAAAATGAATTCCTGCGATAAGATAATAATTTTCTTTAAAGATATAACCTACAGAAAAACCTTTCTTTCCAATATCTTTGTTTAAAAGAGGAAAAGGGATAGATAAGAATAAAGCTTCAGCAGTACCCCACGAATCTAAAAGAACTTTATAAGATAAAGATAAAGAGATACTACCTATAGGGTGATCATGTCCACCTAAGATAACAGGAACAGCTGGGAGAGAGTATTTTTCTTGCCAAGAAGGTAATATTTCTCCTATTATATTCCCAGCAAAGTTAATGCAAGGAAGTAGAGAAATATCTAAATTGCATAGATCAATGATCTCTTTCGACCAGGTCTTATTTTTTATATCAAATAACAACATTCTACTTGCAAGAGTATAGTCTGTTATGAAATTTCCTGTTAAAAGATAATTTAAATAATCAACCACATTTAACCACTTATATCTCTTTTTCCAGATATCTTTTAAGTTTTCTTTAACCCAAAGAATTTTTGCTAAAGAGTATTTTGGAGATATTTTTAATCCTGTAATTTCAAATATCCTATCTTTACCTATTTTTTCTAATATCTTAATCTCTTTTTCTCCTCGTATATCCAACCATGAAAATATATCTGTTAATGGATTTCCGTGATAATCAATTAGAAGGCCTGATTCTCCCATTCCTGAGATAGCTATTCCTACAAGTTTTTTTCTTCGATTTTCTAAGATTTCGAAAGTTTTATCTAAGTAATTTTTTAGTATAAACGGAGATATAGAATAATCTTTATTAAAAGGAGTAGGAAAAAATTTTTTAAAGATGATTTTTCCTTCTCTATTCCAAAGAAAGATTTTAAAGTTTGTTGTTCCCAGATCTATAGTTAAAATATACATAACTATGTAGATTATACAATAAACTCAAAATTGACACAGCAAATTTTTCTTTTTATACTATAATTGTCTCGTATAGTCCCAAGGATAAGGCTTGGGAGTTTCTACCAGGCAACCGTAAATTGCCTGACTACGAGTGGAAGAGTCCCTTAGGGCTCATTCAGAGTCCAAGCGGGACTGGCAAGACTTGTTAGTCTTGCTACACCGAAGGGATAAAAACCCAGGCGGGTAGGTTCCCTCGTATGAGTCCTACCTTCCTGGGTTTTAAAATTTATAATGGGGTGAAAGAATGCTAGATAGATATTGCAGAAAGGAATTAAAAGAAATTTGGTCTGATGAGAATAGATATAGTCTTTGGCTTAAAGTAGAGTTAGCCTTTTTGAAGGCGCGTGCTTTTTATGGAGAGATTCCTACAGAAATAGTAGAAGACATAGAAAAAAAAGCAAAATTTTCTGTCGAAGAAATAAGAGAAATAGAAAAAGAAACAAATCATGAAGTAATAGCCTTTTTGAGTAATGTTTCTCAATATGTAGGGAAAGGCTCTGAATATATCCATCAGGGTCTAACTTCCTCAGATATTATGGATACAGCTTTTTCCTTACAAATTCTCTCTTCCTTAAGTTATATTGAACAAGATATTCTAATTCTTTTAGATATTCTAAAAGAGAAAGCATTAGAATATAAAGATCTTCCCATGATTGGAAGAACTCATGGGATGCATGCTGAACCTATAACTTTGGGTTTTAAATTTTTAGGTTGGTGGTCAGAATTAGAAAGAGATTTAGAAAGACTTAAAAGAGCAAGAGAAAATATAAGATTTGGTAAATTTTCAGGAGTTGTAGGAACTTTAGCTCATATAGAACCAAAAGTTGAGGTAAAAGCTTGTGAAATTTTAGGACTTAAACCCGAACCAGTAGCAACCCAAGTTATTCCTAGAGATAGACATGCAGAAGTTATGTATAGTTTAGCAATGCTTGCTACTACTCTAGAAAGAATTGCTCAAGAAATAAGACATTTGCAGAGAACTGAAGTAGGTGAATTAGAAGAACCTTTCAGAGAAAAACAAAAAGGATCTTCTGCTATGCCTCATAAGAGGAATCCTATATTATCTGAAAGAATATGTGGTTTGGCAAGAGTAATAAGAGGGTATTTAATAACTGCCTTAGAAAATATTCCCCTCTGGCATGAAAGAGATATAAGTCATTCTTCTGCGGAAAGAGTTATTTTCCCTGATGCTACTTCTTTATTAGATTATCTTTTAAATCTTATGATTAATATTATAAAGGATCTAAAGATTAATAAAGAAAAAATATGGAAAAATTTAGAAATGAACCAAGGAGTGTTTTATTCACAAAATCTTTTAATTGCCTTAACAGAAAAAGGGATTCCAAGAGACATTGCATATTCTTGGATTCAAGAAGATTCCTTTAGATCAATGAATGATAATATTTCTTTTAAAGAGGTAGTATTAAAAGATGAGAGAATAATAAATAAATTATCTAAGGAAGAAATAGAAAAATGTTTCTCTTTAGATATTTTTTTAAAGAATATAGACATAATTTATAATAGAGTTTGGAATACCAAAAGATTGGAGGAAGAAAATCTTGGGGAAATGGTGGGTTAAATTAGAAATATTTTTAAAAGAAGGAATCCTAGATCCTCAAGGTAATACTATTAATTCTGCACTTCACTCTCTGGGTTTTGAGGAAGTAGAGGAGGTTCGTATGGGAAAAATTTTGAAACTTAAGATGGAAGGGGAAACTGAAGAAGAAGTTAGAGATAAAGTAAAAAGAATGAGCGAAATTTTTTTAGCAAATCCTGTAACAGAGAATTTTGAGATCAAGGTAGAAAAGATATGCGAGTAGGTATTGTAGTTTTTCCAGGAACAAATTGTGATTATGATACCTTCTGGGCTTTGAAGCTAGCTGGATTGAACCCTGTTTTTCTATGGCATAAAGAAAAAGACCTTAAAGATGTTTCCGCGGTAATTCTTCCTGGTGGATTTTCTTACGGTGATTACTTAAGAGCCGGAGCTATCGCAAGATTTTCTCCATTAATTGATAGAATCTTTGAATTTGCAGAAAAAGGTGGTTTAGTTTTGGGAATATGTAATGGTTTTCAGATATTACTGGAAATGGGGCTTCTACCAGGTGCCATGCTTCCTAATGATACTAATACTTTTATATGTAAACCTGTTTATTTAAAAGTAGAAAATAATGATTCTCCCTTTTTAAGAAAATATCAAGTAGGCGAAATATTAAAGATGCCTATCGCTCATAAAGAAGGAAGATACTACATCCCTGAAAGAGATCTTTTAGCTTTAGAAAGGGAAGGACAAGTAGTGTTAAGATATGTGGGACCGAAAGGAGAGTCAGATTTAAAATTTAATCCTAATGGTTCAGTAAATAATATTGCTGGAATTGTAAATAAAAAAAGAAATGTTATGGGCTTAATGCCTCATCCTGAAAGAGCTGTAGAAAAATTATTGGGTAGTGATTCGGGTTTAAGGTTATTTTTATCCCTTTTAGATTAGGGGGTAATTACATGGGAATTCATGGATTAAAAGATGAAGAAATTCGACATGCGAGAAAATTATTAGGAAGAGAACCTAATGATATTGAATGGTCCGTGATTTCTGTCATTTGGTCGGAACATTGTAGTTATAAACATTCAAGAAAGTATTTAAGAAATTTTTTAACAAAAGCTAATTGGGTAGCTCAAGGTCCAGGAGAGAATGCAGGAGTAATAGAGTTAGGAGATGGTTACAAACTAGTCTTTAAAGTAGAAAGTCATAATCATCCTTCGGCGGTAGAACCTTTTCAAGGTGCAGCAACAGGAGTAGGTGGGATTGTAAGAGATATCTTGGCTTTAGGAGCAAGACCCATCGCACTATTAGATTCTTTAAGATTTGGACCTCAGGATAATTTAAGAAATAGATATCTATTTAATGGAGTTATATCTGGAATAAGTTTCTACGGTAATTGTATTGGAGTTCCTGTAGTGGGTGGAGAAATTTTCTTTGAAGAATGTTATAGCTCTAATCCTTTAGTAAATGTTATGTGTGTAGGAATAATTCCTCCAGAAGGAAAAATATATAAGGGGAAAGCAGAAGGTAAAGGGAATTTAATATTATTAGTAGGAGCAAGAACAGGTAGAGATGGAATTCATGGAGCAAGTTTTGCATCAGAAAAATTAGAAGAAGATATACATTCTCAAAGGCCATCAGTCCAAGTTGGGGATCCTTTTATGGAAAAACTTCTTATTGAAGCATGTTTAGAGGCTGGATCTTTAGATGGAGTTATTGGAATCCAAGATTTAGGTGCTGCAGGACTTGTTAGTGCTTTATCAGAATCTGCAAGTAGAGGAAAATCAGGGGTAGTGGTTTATTTGGATAAAGTCCCTCAAAGAGAAAGAAATATGACTCCTGAGGAGATTTTAATATCTGAATCTCAAGAAAGAATGATTCTTGTTGTTAAGCCAGAAGAGATTGAAAAAATTAAAAAGGTTTTTCAAAAATGGGATTTAGAGGCAGAAGTTATTGGAGAGGTAATAGAAGAAGAAAAATTTATTGCTTATTTTAAAGGTGAAAAGATTGTAGATCTACC
Proteins encoded in this window:
- a CDS encoding D-alanine--D-alanine ligase gives rise to the protein MIRVGVLIGIKSSESEIAKRTAQNVSSALKSKGYEVIEIPIDENLAENLKKEKINVAFISAHGIYGEDGTVQGLLELLGIPYVGSRVLASALALNKAIAKKIFTYEGIPTPKWINLNKKDLEEKGIKEILKILESFKFPLAIKPSSQGSTIGFSQAKDEESLLISLENAFKYDYEIIIEEFIKGKEITASIFDCEETICFPLIEIIPKSESGVYDYQAKYTPGMSEHIIPARLSPETYKRAQELGVKAHKALGCRHFSRVDMIVEDKTEEIYVLEVNTIPGMTATSLYPEACRAYGIDFPELLHFLIEKALREG
- the ppcA gene encoding phosphoenolpyruvate carboxylase; the encoded protein is MEIKIPKCMSTQHPDNVTTPFFSESPEIGGDDEITEAYYAFSHLGCDEQMWDCEGKEVDNFVVKKLLTRYDSFFSENVLGKDVFITLRVPNPLFERDEAKILIETLESIPRSYDTARIFYQKDIAPIFEIILPLTTSATCLNRIYWYYRDFVYGKQYIKFRNDDCTIAEWIGDFNPSDIHIIPLFEDWDHILIADQIVKEFLRDKDFKYIRVFFARSDPAMNYGMISAVLLNKIALQRMYKLSEEIGVEIYPIIGVGSAPFRGNMKPSTVERILKEYPSAHTFTIQSAFKYDNSPDEVREAIKKIRSRSKGLPHMVDEERALEIMKKYTQAYRGHIKNLANLINEVAKYVPKRRRRKLHVGLFGYPREVEGIKLPRVITFTAALYSIGIPPEVLGLEVLDKEDIRFLKTVYVNFEEDIFDALSYLDIENNYLPEEIRKSVHKLDFSSFNIEHIKISRKIIEFLKDGKYDNVQEEVLRAAYLRKFLG
- a CDS encoding FGGY family carbohydrate kinase, which produces MYILTIDLGTTNFKIFLWNREGKIIFKKFFPTPFNKDYSISPFILKNYLDKTFEILENRRKKLVGIAISGMGESGLLIDYHGNPLTDIFSWLDIRGEKEIKILEKIGKDRIFEITGLKISPKYSLAKILWVKENLKDIWKKRYKWLNVVDYLNYLLTGNFITDYTLASRMLLFDIKNKTWSKEIIDLCNLDISLLPCINFAGNIIGEILPSWQEKYSLPAVPVILGGHDHPIGSISLSLSYKVLLDSWGTAEALFLSIPFPLLNKDIGKKGFSVGYIFKENYYLIAGIHFSGGIRNWIKEKLKWNIPRSFDKPTNIFFFPYILGRNIPFPNPNTKGVFYGIDINTEISELKKAIWEGLFFETKIIIEELRGLGFPIEKIIVCGGMTRYKNLLELKSNILSIPLLISKDRELTSKGTAYLVAKRVFPQEFQKYFLVNEFDKILPSFKSRLYQEKFEKYKELVNKIFIENF
- the purB gene encoding adenylosuccinate lyase; the protein is MLDRYCRKELKEIWSDENRYSLWLKVELAFLKARAFYGEIPTEIVEDIEKKAKFSVEEIREIEKETNHEVIAFLSNVSQYVGKGSEYIHQGLTSSDIMDTAFSLQILSSLSYIEQDILILLDILKEKALEYKDLPMIGRTHGMHAEPITLGFKFLGWWSELERDLERLKRARENIRFGKFSGVVGTLAHIEPKVEVKACEILGLKPEPVATQVIPRDRHAEVMYSLAMLATTLERIAQEIRHLQRTEVGELEEPFREKQKGSSAMPHKRNPILSERICGLARVIRGYLITALENIPLWHERDISHSSAERVIFPDATSLLDYLLNLMINIIKDLKINKEKIWKNLEMNQGVFYSQNLLIALTEKGIPRDIAYSWIQEDSFRSMNDNISFKEVVLKDERIINKLSKEEIEKCFSLDIFLKNIDIIYNRVWNTKRLEEENLGEMVG
- the purS gene encoding phosphoribosylformylglycinamidine synthase subunit PurS produces the protein MGKWWVKLEIFLKEGILDPQGNTINSALHSLGFEEVEEVRMGKILKLKMEGETEEEVRDKVKRMSEIFLANPVTENFEIKVEKICE